Proteins encoded together in one Halalkaliarchaeum sp. AArc-CO window:
- a CDS encoding winged helix-turn-helix domain-containing protein — translation MATDQTRRFDGDVPDDPADLLPEESVLDLDEYLDMHAAVGHRTRYEILYRLVHGGEMSPKELEDALEIDDSTLHYHLNKLVDVGLVEKRQRTERGQGGLYTYYRATVFGDVTLTDGVDELIRGEQTFSELYDSSTA, via the coding sequence ATGGCGACGGATCAAACGCGGAGGTTCGACGGCGACGTCCCGGACGATCCGGCAGATCTGCTGCCCGAGGAGAGCGTCCTCGATCTCGACGAATACCTCGACATGCACGCCGCTGTGGGTCACCGCACCCGCTATGAAATCCTCTATCGGCTCGTCCACGGCGGCGAGATGAGTCCGAAGGAACTCGAGGACGCACTCGAAATCGACGATAGCACGCTCCACTATCACCTCAACAAACTCGTCGACGTCGGCCTGGTCGAGAAGCGCCAGCGCACGGAACGGGGACAGGGCGGGCTGTACACGTATTATCGCGCGACCGTATTCGGTGACGTAACGCTTACCGACGGCGTCGACGAGTTGATTCGCGGCGAGCAGACGTTTTCGGAACTGTACGACAGCTCGACTGCGTGA
- a CDS encoding nucleotidyltransferase domain-containing protein, giving the protein MGTKSDQRVGLHISFPFGEEQVFRYVAMEDVLELLTCNPFREFTVRQLREITDNGSKTTTRAVDLLQGLGLVRVDESGRSRSVRLNRERVMIPEEPLFALPQDEFREPVREFVERARREVPSFSALLVFGSVARGEADRRSDIDVWLLVEDSDDILQARRTATDIAVDLGEKRFGEPGDRYEFEVLVESVESAVSHGEADDGIDEVLAEGIVIEDSDALERVKDVALGGADAAEVLGDAQ; this is encoded by the coding sequence ATGGGCACTAAAAGTGATCAAAGAGTTGGATTGCACATCTCCTTCCCGTTCGGGGAAGAACAAGTGTTCCGGTACGTGGCGATGGAAGACGTCCTCGAACTCCTAACCTGCAACCCGTTCAGGGAGTTCACCGTGCGCCAGCTTCGCGAGATCACGGACAACGGCTCGAAGACGACGACGCGTGCGGTCGACCTGCTCCAGGGGCTGGGGCTCGTCCGGGTCGACGAGAGCGGGCGCAGCCGGAGCGTGCGCCTGAACCGCGAGCGGGTGATGATTCCCGAGGAGCCGTTGTTCGCGCTGCCCCAAGACGAGTTCCGTGAACCGGTGCGAGAATTTGTCGAACGGGCTCGCCGGGAGGTACCGTCGTTTTCGGCCCTGCTCGTGTTCGGGAGCGTCGCACGCGGTGAGGCCGACCGCCGCAGCGACATCGACGTCTGGCTGCTGGTCGAGGACAGCGACGACATCCTGCAGGCACGACGCACGGCGACCGATATCGCCGTCGACCTCGGCGAGAAGCGATTCGGCGAGCCGGGTGACCGCTACGAGTTCGAGGTGTTGGTCGAGTCCGTGGAGTCGGCGGTGAGCCACGGCGAGGCAGACGACGGAATCGACGAAGTGCTGGCCGAGGGAATCGTGATCGAAGACAGCGACGCGTTAGAGCGCGTCAAAGACGTGGCGTTGGGAGGTGCCGACGCCGCGGAGGTGCTCGGCGATGCGCAGTGA
- a CDS encoding type II toxin-antitoxin system HicA family toxin, which produces MGSRDFSGEEIVSVLQKFGCRHDRTRGDHAILKYTHPVTGEKRTVTVPLHDRVRTGTLQSIADQCGANDFHAWCDTGSCSDLPVDRPPGPPIAR; this is translated from the coding sequence ATGGGTTCTCGAGATTTCTCCGGCGAGGAAATCGTTTCCGTGCTACAGAAGTTCGGATGTCGGCACGACCGAACACGCGGCGATCATGCGATCTTGAAGTACACCCATCCCGTGACCGGGGAGAAACGAACGGTCACGGTTCCGCTTCACGACCGCGTTCGAACCGGGACGCTCCAGAGTATCGCCGACCAGTGTGGAGCGAACGATTTTCACGCGTGGTGTGATACTGGCAGTTGTAGTGATTTACCGGTCGATCGGCCACCCGGCCCGCCGATCGCCCGGTAA
- a CDS encoding glycosyltransferase: MTDPADLRVLHLVTAEEIFFRQQIETLERKGVDCTVLVVPGAEQIDGDMAARRGVREYLQFFPMVRRELRRGEYDLIHANYGLTAPYAVTQFRLPVVVTLWGSDVVGFDGLVTKAFAWRADAVTVRSEEMRELLGREDAYIVPSGVDLERFRPIDRGVARERVGWDPDGTHVLFPYAPDYERKNYPLARRVVDRVESALGEAVQLQTISGVPHEEVPYYVNAADVLLLTSRHEGSPNTVKEAMACDVPVVSTDVGDVRERLAGVEPGGVGGSEEELVALVREVLESEGRSNGREVVREVSWDRIGKRLVEIYRDVL, translated from the coding sequence ATGACGGACCCAGCGGACCTCCGCGTTTTGCACCTGGTCACCGCCGAGGAGATCTTCTTCCGGCAACAGATCGAGACCCTGGAACGGAAGGGCGTCGACTGCACGGTGCTGGTGGTCCCCGGCGCCGAGCAGATCGACGGCGACATGGCGGCGCGGCGGGGCGTGCGGGAGTACCTGCAGTTCTTCCCGATGGTCCGGCGGGAGCTGCGCCGGGGGGAGTACGACCTGATCCACGCGAACTACGGGCTGACCGCCCCGTACGCGGTCACGCAGTTCCGGCTGCCGGTCGTGGTGACGCTGTGGGGTTCGGACGTGGTCGGGTTCGACGGCCTGGTGACGAAGGCGTTCGCCTGGCGGGCCGACGCGGTGACGGTCCGCAGCGAGGAGATGCGGGAGTTGCTGGGGCGGGAGGACGCGTATATCGTGCCGAGTGGGGTGGATCTGGAGCGGTTCCGGCCGATCGATCGGGGGGTGGCCCGGGAGCGCGTCGGGTGGGATCCCGACGGGACGCACGTGTTGTTCCCGTACGCGCCCGACTACGAGCGGAAGAACTACCCCCTGGCGAGGCGGGTGGTCGATCGGGTCGAGTCGGCGCTGGGCGAGGCGGTGCAGTTGCAGACGATTTCGGGGGTGCCCCACGAGGAGGTGCCGTACTACGTGAACGCGGCCGATGTGTTGCTGTTGACGTCGCGGCACGAGGGGTCGCCGAACACGGTCAAGGAGGCGATGGCGTGTGATGTTCCGGTGGTCTCGACGGACGTGGGGGACGTCCGGGAGCGATTGGCGGGAGTGGAGCCCGGTGGGGTTGGGGGGAGTGAGGAGGAGTTGGTGGCGCTGGTTCGGGAGGTTCTGGAGTCCGAGGGTCGGTCGAACGGGCGGGAGGTTGTGAGGGAGGTTAGTTGGGATCGGATCGGGAAGCGGTTGGTAGAGATATACAGGGACGTTTTATAA
- a CDS encoding helix-turn-helix domain-containing protein has product MSIDRETFENTSEDELEELSVPDQVLGFLAAHEDRAFKAREIASQIGIDEGAVSTALSRLKDRSLVEHKATYWAVTDDTDRLEGYSGYERATALFNEQLGAEDPESWREHAPSDPHPSTENEQ; this is encoded by the coding sequence ATGTCCATCGATCGAGAAACCTTCGAAAACACGAGCGAGGACGAACTCGAGGAACTCTCCGTTCCCGACCAGGTACTCGGGTTTCTCGCTGCTCACGAAGATCGCGCGTTCAAAGCGCGCGAGATCGCCTCTCAAATCGGCATCGACGAGGGCGCAGTCAGCACTGCACTCTCCCGGTTGAAGGACCGCAGCCTCGTCGAACACAAGGCGACGTACTGGGCAGTGACCGACGACACCGACCGACTCGAGGGGTATAGCGGCTACGAGCGGGCGACTGCCCTGTTCAACGAGCAACTCGGAGCGGAGGACCCGGAGTCGTGGCGCGAGCACGCTCCCAGCGACCCCCACCCCAGCACGGAAAACGAGCAGTGA
- a CDS encoding DUF5615 family PIN-like protein produces the protein MLADTNVPDEYVSALRGDGHEVVYSRDVSPLGPEATDDAITEYAESERYAVLSTDVSDFGGRNADVPILVAPQDMSGSDVRVAVAHLEALPFDPAQTDPIWLSGL, from the coding sequence ATTCTCGCCGATACGAACGTCCCCGACGAGTACGTGTCCGCCCTCCGGGGGGACGGCCACGAGGTCGTCTACAGCCGCGACGTCTCTCCGTTGGGCCCGGAAGCGACCGACGACGCGATCACGGAGTACGCCGAATCGGAACGGTACGCGGTACTTTCGACGGACGTCTCCGATTTCGGAGGCAGAAACGCCGACGTCCCGATACTCGTCGCACCACAGGACATGTCCGGAAGCGACGTCCGCGTCGCCGTCGCCCACCTGGAAGCACTCCCGTTCGACCCCGCACAGACGGACCCCATCTGGCTGTCCGGCCTCTGA
- a CDS encoding DUF433 domain-containing protein, with amino-acid sequence MARDEEIRSGSPRIGGTRITVLDVEYDVSMAELFTALSYDDDHREAFADREQEFATARQNGERRTRSLLADGSNATTTVLNSSLHGSSLRIAEHLRGVGTSQRHVFDAL; translated from the coding sequence GTGGCCCGCGACGAGGAGATCCGGTCGGGATCGCCACGGATCGGCGGCACCCGGATCACCGTCCTCGACGTCGAGTACGACGTCTCGATGGCCGAGCTGTTCACGGCGCTTTCGTACGACGACGATCACCGGGAGGCGTTCGCCGACCGGGAGCAGGAGTTCGCGACCGCACGGCAGAACGGAGAGCGTCGAACCCGATCGCTGCTCGCGGACGGTTCGAACGCCACAACGACGGTGCTCAACTCGTCGCTGCACGGATCCTCACTGCGCATCGCCGAGCACCTCCGCGGCGTCGGCACCTCCCAACGCCACGTCTTTGACGCGCTCTAA
- a CDS encoding nucleotidyltransferase domain-containing protein, translated as MAPAIDDVDGIDVDAIRGVLEGHPIRLGVLFGSQVTGSTHAHSDVDVAVEFDAELSSDDRRRARLDVIVELTRELGTDDVDVVDLDGVRPAVGKAALERGVLLVGSPDRADRLRRRFADRTPDDENGDRLARFDALLAEMEEAVDV; from the coding sequence ATGGCCCCTGCGATCGACGACGTGGACGGGATCGACGTCGATGCGATCCGCGGCGTGCTCGAGGGACACCCGATCCGGCTGGGCGTCCTCTTCGGCTCGCAGGTGACCGGTTCGACACACGCCCACAGCGACGTCGACGTCGCGGTCGAATTCGACGCGGAGCTGTCGTCCGACGACAGACGGCGGGCGCGTCTCGACGTGATCGTCGAGCTGACCCGGGAGCTGGGGACCGACGACGTCGACGTGGTCGATCTCGACGGAGTTCGGCCGGCGGTCGGGAAGGCGGCCCTCGAGCGCGGGGTGCTTCTGGTCGGGAGTCCCGATCGGGCCGACCGACTCCGACGTCGGTTCGCCGATCGGACGCCCGACGACGAGAACGGGGACCGACTCGCCCGGTTCGACGCGCTGCTTGCCGAGATGGAGGAGGCCGTTGACGTCTGA
- a CDS encoding UPF0175 family protein, producing the protein MARITGSYPDDLDLLIEGAVEAGVFGGKSDALREFVREYFEDHENERIAAAVALYERERITLGDAARLADVDRWTMRDILREHGVELRFGLVDEDDAADEAAAASELEFSDEDSDDEETRAK; encoded by the coding sequence ATGGCACGAATCACCGGCTCCTACCCGGACGATCTCGACCTCCTCATCGAGGGTGCCGTCGAGGCTGGCGTGTTCGGGGGCAAGAGCGACGCGTTGAGAGAGTTCGTTCGTGAATACTTCGAAGACCACGAAAACGAGCGCATTGCCGCTGCAGTTGCCCTCTACGAACGCGAACGGATCACGCTCGGTGACGCTGCGCGACTTGCCGACGTCGATCGATGGACGATGCGTGACATCCTCCGGGAGCACGGGGTCGAACTCCGATTCGGTCTCGTCGACGAGGACGACGCAGCCGACGAGGCCGCCGCAGCGAGCGAACTCGAATTCAGTGACGAGGACTCGGACGACGAGGAGACGCGTGCGAAATGA
- a CDS encoding type II toxin-antitoxin system HicB family antitoxin, giving the protein MSTGREIRLVEEDDGWWSAIDEDVGVASQGPSREEALANLDQAVAETRRARAEDTSAPEPDAPWFERR; this is encoded by the coding sequence CTGAGCACCGGTCGCGAAATTCGTCTCGTCGAGGAGGACGACGGGTGGTGGTCGGCCATCGACGAGGACGTGGGCGTTGCGAGCCAGGGGCCATCGCGAGAGGAGGCCCTCGCCAACCTCGACCAGGCGGTGGCGGAAACCAGACGGGCCCGGGCCGAGGACACGTCGGCTCCCGAACCCGACGCGCCGTGGTTCGAACGCCGATAG
- a CDS encoding transposase has protein sequence MVDTREAKQVTSAASSLLFPEIDFGVASNATYTREDFEPVLSRIAFDNEFANAGAKAYQCARGEEVSLETDARNPLARALLYNLRDLDADGIDDQFDAVRKQMLTHAVRTRVFEQPVDVAIDIHDWLFYGEEKTPKVANTNPDQGTNLAYKFATICIVDPDVRFTLDWAVLEDGSTDELAAVVRQLVSTAREYVTLNQVYCDRELYRVRLVKVFDELDVNLVMRAPTNRGVQRRIEEHDADTFITEYEMRRSNPPTCRVDVRLVVVPHRTREDDHFCLVTTSELDPDAVEFAEALAEAYRRRWGIETSYRKVGEFLPKTTSPTFSVRLFYFLFAVALYNLWVLVNLLLTPHHQTEDDQSIPTAIFREFLGVVPYG, from the coding sequence ATGGTCGATACAAGGGAGGCAAAGCAGGTCACGTCAGCAGCATCATCGTTGTTGTTTCCCGAGATCGACTTCGGTGTCGCGTCGAATGCAACTTACACGAGAGAGGACTTCGAGCCAGTCCTCTCTCGAATCGCCTTCGACAACGAATTTGCCAATGCTGGCGCGAAAGCATACCAGTGTGCTCGTGGTGAGGAAGTTTCTTTAGAGACAGACGCACGAAATCCGCTCGCTCGGGCACTGTTGTACAATCTTCGTGATCTTGACGCGGACGGCATCGACGATCAGTTCGATGCCGTCCGCAAACAGATGCTTACGCACGCTGTTCGGACTCGCGTGTTCGAACAGCCCGTTGACGTGGCAATCGACATCCACGATTGGCTGTTCTACGGTGAGGAAAAAACGCCGAAAGTGGCGAACACGAACCCAGACCAGGGAACGAATCTCGCATACAAGTTTGCCACCATCTGCATCGTCGATCCAGATGTCCGCTTTACGCTCGATTGGGCAGTTCTCGAAGACGGTAGTACCGACGAGTTGGCGGCCGTAGTCCGCCAACTCGTCTCAACCGCACGCGAGTACGTGACGCTCAATCAGGTCTACTGCGACCGCGAACTCTACCGCGTGCGGTTGGTCAAGGTCTTCGACGAACTAGACGTTAATCTGGTGATGCGTGCACCAACAAATCGCGGCGTGCAACGCCGGATTGAGGAACACGACGCAGACACGTTCATCACAGAGTACGAGATGCGGCGGTCGAATCCACCGACGTGCCGGGTGGATGTTCGGTTGGTCGTCGTCCCACACCGGACGCGAGAGGACGACCACTTCTGTCTGGTGACCACCAGCGAACTCGACCCCGACGCGGTCGAGTTCGCGGAGGCGTTGGCCGAAGCCTACCGCCGACGCTGGGGGATCGAAACCTCCTACCGGAAAGTCGGTGAGTTTCTCCCCAAGACAACGTCACCGACGTTCTCTGTCCGGCTGTTTTACTTTTTGTTCGCTGTCGCACTGTACAATCTCTGGGTGCTGGTGAATCTGCTCTTGACACCACACCACCAAACAGAAGATGACCAATCAATTCCGACAGCGATCTTTCGGGAGTTTCTCGGTGTTGTTCCGTACGGGTAA
- a CDS encoding twitching motility protein PilT, which produces MTGDGAPSNPSVLNTTVLSNFAYVDQLWVVAGLSGICTVPIVREELENGVDDHPYLRSALDALDDQIPVATVSDAVANREAIVSDHLDPGEAQAFALADARDGRLLTDDGDARSFAKDQGVTVVGSVGVLLAAIDAGKIDEPTADEWLSTWIDEIGYYVPYRTIGEYR; this is translated from the coding sequence ATGACAGGTGACGGCGCTCCGTCGAACCCGAGCGTCCTGAACACGACCGTCCTCTCGAATTTCGCCTACGTCGACCAGCTGTGGGTGGTTGCAGGACTCTCCGGAATCTGTACGGTTCCGATCGTTCGCGAGGAACTCGAAAACGGCGTCGATGACCATCCGTATCTCCGGTCAGCGCTGGATGCACTCGACGACCAGATTCCAGTCGCAACGGTTTCGGACGCAGTCGCAAACAGGGAAGCGATCGTCAGTGACCATCTCGATCCCGGGGAGGCACAGGCGTTCGCCCTGGCGGACGCACGTGACGGTCGACTGCTGACCGACGACGGCGATGCCCGGTCGTTCGCGAAAGACCAGGGCGTGACCGTCGTCGGGTCGGTCGGCGTCCTGTTGGCTGCAATCGACGCCGGAAAGATCGACGAACCAACCGCTGACGAGTGGCTGTCGACCTGGATCGACGAGATCGGCTACTACGTTCCGTACCGAACAATCGGAGAGTATCGGTGA
- a CDS encoding type II toxin-antitoxin system PemK/MazF family toxin has translation MTDEKAAPTFDRGDVIYGDDPFKSEAAARPWLVLSNHEGRPFHGEQYIAVTLTSKSWMDGLIDIPEESWLRGGTPDESRIVPWGVQSIDHEDIDFWQGRLEGDLVDEAVAALVEELQ, from the coding sequence GTGACTGACGAAAAAGCGGCGCCGACGTTCGATCGGGGCGATGTCATCTATGGCGACGATCCGTTCAAAAGCGAAGCGGCTGCCCGCCCGTGGCTCGTTCTCTCGAACCACGAGGGGCGTCCGTTCCATGGCGAGCAGTACATCGCGGTGACGTTGACGTCGAAATCGTGGATGGATGGACTCATCGACATTCCCGAGGAGAGTTGGCTTCGTGGTGGGACGCCAGACGAGAGTCGGATCGTTCCGTGGGGCGTCCAATCGATCGATCACGAGGACATCGATTTCTGGCAGGGCCGTCTGGAAGGCGATCTCGTCGACGAAGCAGTCGCCGCTCTCGTCGAGGAACTACAGTAG
- a CDS encoding DUF433 domain-containing protein, with protein MTRIVRDEEIRSGSPRIDGTRITVLDVKRRVIDEQEDPHVVAGEYDVSMAELFTALSYYYDHREAFADREREFATARQNGERRTRSLLADGSNATERAD; from the coding sequence ATGACGAGGATCGTCCGCGACGAGGAGATCCGGTCGGGATCGCCACGGATCGACGGCACCCGGATCACCGTCCTCGACGTCAAGCGTCGAGTCATCGACGAGCAGGAGGACCCCCACGTCGTCGCCGGCGAGTACGACGTCTCGATGGCCGAGCTGTTCACGGCGCTTTCGTACTACTACGATCACCGGGAGGCGTTCGCCGACCGGGAACGGGAGTTCGCGACCGCACGGCAGAACGGAGAGCGTCGAACCCGATCGCTGCTCGCGGACGGTTCGAACGCGACTGAGCGAGCCGACTGA
- a CDS encoding type II toxin-antitoxin system HicB family antitoxin, with translation MSTGREIRLVEEDDGWWSAIDEDVGVASQGPSREEALANLDQAVAATRRARAEDTSAPEPDAPWFERR, from the coding sequence ATGAGCACCGGTCGCGAAATTCGTCTCGTCGAGGAGGACGATGGGTGGTGGTCGGCCATCGACGAGGACGTGGGCGTTGCGAGCCAGGGGCCATCGCGAGAGGAGGCCCTCGCCAACCTCGACCAGGCGGTGGCGGCAACCAGGCGGGCCCGGGCCGAGGACACGTCGGCTCCCGAACCCGACGCGCCGTGGTTCGAACGCCGATAG
- a CDS encoding transposase, which produces MAEVRRTVVVKLDIDDSDATLLHETVEEYLWACNYVVRDAWQDDYKPTSKTELHDRTYADVREQTRLQANLVQSARNRAAEAIKGVVARWKRGKKASQPHFTTPSVRYDKRSATFYDDRVSLSTVNGRIEAEYVLPPEGENPQTKYLRNGEYEVTGATLQYRETTDTFFLHIGTKADVESEIPDQGDAEHSTVLGVDLGIEQIAVTSTGMFWSGDYLNHRRREYERVRGDLQRTGTESAHRTIERMGDRETRWVEDYLHRISKAIVHEAVAHDCETIAFEELTDIRERIPGAKKFHAWAFRRLYDYVAYKAEAEGIEVTQVDPAYTSKRCSKCGTTLDENRSSQAKFCCRKCGYEVHADYNAAKNIGFKLLRAGQKSPHGGATRHLALKSGTLNVNGGYSPATQ; this is translated from the coding sequence ATGGCGGAGGTGCGTCGCACAGTCGTCGTCAAACTCGACATAGACGACAGCGACGCAACTCTCCTCCACGAAACCGTCGAGGAGTACCTGTGGGCGTGCAACTACGTCGTCCGCGACGCATGGCAGGACGACTACAAGCCCACTTCTAAGACGGAACTTCACGACCGGACGTACGCCGACGTGCGCGAACAGACGCGCCTCCAGGCGAACCTCGTTCAATCCGCACGCAACCGAGCCGCCGAAGCCATCAAGGGCGTCGTCGCCCGGTGGAAACGCGGCAAGAAAGCGTCGCAACCACACTTCACGACGCCCTCGGTTCGCTACGACAAACGGAGTGCGACGTTCTACGACGACCGAGTGTCTCTCTCCACGGTGAACGGACGCATCGAAGCCGAGTACGTCCTGCCGCCGGAAGGCGAGAACCCGCAGACGAAGTACCTCCGAAACGGCGAGTACGAGGTCACGGGTGCGACGCTCCAGTACCGCGAGACGACGGACACCTTTTTCCTCCACATCGGAACAAAGGCCGACGTGGAGTCCGAGATACCGGACCAAGGCGACGCCGAGCACAGCACAGTCCTCGGCGTCGACCTCGGTATCGAACAGATTGCCGTCACGTCAACTGGGATGTTCTGGAGCGGCGATTACCTCAACCACCGTCGGCGGGAGTACGAGCGGGTGCGGGGCGACCTGCAACGGACAGGCACGGAGTCGGCCCATCGAACCATCGAACGCATGGGCGACCGAGAGACGCGGTGGGTAGAAGACTACCTCCACCGCATCTCGAAAGCCATCGTCCACGAAGCCGTCGCGCACGACTGCGAGACGATCGCGTTCGAGGAGTTGACGGACATCCGCGAGCGTATTCCGGGTGCAAAGAAGTTCCATGCGTGGGCATTTCGGCGTCTGTACGACTACGTGGCGTACAAGGCCGAAGCGGAAGGTATCGAAGTGACGCAGGTAGACCCCGCGTACACATCCAAGCGGTGTTCGAAGTGCGGGACGACGTTGGACGAGAACCGATCGTCACAAGCGAAGTTCTGTTGCCGGAAGTGCGGCTACGAAGTCCACGCAGACTACAACGCGGCGAAGAACATCGGCTTCAAACTACTCCGTGCGGGGCAAAAGTCTCCGCACGGAGGGGCGACACGTCACCTCGCCCTGAAGTCGGGGACGCTGAACGTGAATGGCGGCTACTCGCCTGCCACCCAGTAG
- a CDS encoding nucleotidyltransferase family protein: protein MPPDEEIRAALAALKPELQEEYPISELGIFGSYARGEQRPDSDLDVLVAFERPVTLLDLVRLENELTERLGVDVDLVTKGSLKPRIESRVTDDVVYVSPTHD from the coding sequence ATGCCTCCAGACGAGGAGATCCGGGCGGCGCTCGCTGCGCTCAAGCCGGAGCTCCAGGAGGAGTACCCCATCAGCGAGCTCGGGATCTTCGGCTCGTACGCTCGGGGGGAACAGCGACCCGACAGCGATCTCGACGTGCTCGTCGCGTTCGAGCGACCGGTGACGCTGCTTGATCTCGTTCGCCTGGAGAACGAACTGACGGAGCGGCTCGGCGTCGACGTCGATCTCGTCACGAAGGGGTCGCTGAAACCGCGGATCGAATCCCGCGTTACCGACGACGTCGTCTACGTGTCACCAACCCACGACTAA
- a CDS encoding MarR family transcriptional regulator: MSTDVGTAEGTETRELVHFVTQRTRFALVNNILQHPEQLPSMYELEELNPSVSDATVYKHVQKLIDAGIVREVALDDDQRRQGYPWKFYGLTEEGLAFLEEHNLLAAEETLQRIYESISDKPEKMVKYENAPRPEVE; this comes from the coding sequence ATGAGCACCGACGTGGGGACCGCCGAGGGGACGGAAACCCGCGAACTCGTCCACTTCGTGACCCAGCGGACGCGGTTCGCGCTCGTCAACAACATCCTCCAGCACCCCGAGCAGTTGCCCTCGATGTACGAACTCGAGGAACTCAACCCCAGCGTGAGCGACGCCACCGTCTACAAGCACGTCCAGAAGCTGATCGACGCTGGCATCGTGAGGGAGGTCGCACTCGACGACGACCAGCGCCGGCAGGGCTATCCCTGGAAGTTCTACGGACTCACGGAGGAGGGACTGGCGTTCCTCGAGGAACACAACCTGCTCGCCGCAGAGGAGACCCTCCAGAGGATCTACGAGAGCATCTCCGACAAGCCCGAGAAAATGGTGAAATACGAGAACGCCCCCCGTCCCGAGGTCGAGTAA
- a CDS encoding DUF86 domain-containing protein — protein MTSDTETIERIVDKVEFVADATGLLARKQSLEREEYLADREQQAIVEREFQVAIEACIDIAELLIRDSEEEMPATNADKFHRLERLGALSTETATRMGEAAGFRNVLAHNYGGDLDDEQVYSHLQEDLRWFPIFCREVRKYLDEAATDDG, from the coding sequence TTGACGTCTGATACGGAGACGATCGAGCGCATCGTCGACAAGGTCGAGTTCGTGGCGGATGCGACGGGGCTACTCGCCCGGAAACAGTCGCTCGAACGGGAGGAGTACCTCGCCGATCGAGAGCAGCAGGCGATCGTCGAACGGGAGTTCCAGGTCGCTATCGAGGCGTGCATCGACATCGCCGAGTTGCTCATCCGGGATTCGGAGGAGGAAATGCCCGCCACCAACGCCGACAAATTTCACCGTCTCGAACGACTGGGCGCCCTCTCGACGGAAACTGCGACTCGAATGGGGGAGGCTGCCGGGTTCCGAAACGTCCTCGCACACAATTACGGGGGCGACCTCGACGACGAACAAGTGTATTCCCATCTCCAGGAGGATTTGCGATGGTTCCCGATCTTCTGTCGCGAAGTTCGAAAGTATCTCGACGAGGCAGCTACTGACGACGGATAG